The following proteins come from a genomic window of Bradysia coprophila strain Holo2 unplaced genomic scaffold, BU_Bcop_v1 contig_138, whole genome shotgun sequence:
- the LOC119073648 gene encoding uncharacterized protein LOC119073648, which yields MAANSIASSSSFKSDIYGLSNEAVDKITSSSPNIDSITVENSVDVTIGNRTFFNSPNMPEDLSVGKTVDDTKTMNQSGPNDRNFYRNRRLNFCICTALAVIIATLVLVICFSKYFGGPPKESSTCEEVPSDPSYLACGYESSCSVCGRQYPDKEICQSYYAASCGEIRCFCKPYCASQDCLSSDARRSNNQSFVFS from the exons ATGGCTGCTAATTCAATTGCGTCAAGCTCATCCTTCAAGTCAGACATTTACGGATTGTCAAATGAGGCAGTGGATAAGATTACTTCCTCTAGCCCTAACATCGACAGTATCACAGTGGAAAATTCCGTTGACGTTACGATTGGTAatagaacatttttcaattcaccAAATATGCCGGAAGATTTAAGCGTAGGAAAAACGGTTGATGATACCAAAACTATGAACCAATCAGGACCAAATGATCGTAATTTTTATCGGAATAGACGActcaatttttgcatttgtACAGCTTTGGCAGTGATAATAGCAACATTAGTTTTGGTTATTTGTTTTTCGAAGTATTTTG GAGGACCACCAAAGGAATCATCTACATGTGAAGAAgtaccttcggatccatcctACCTTGCATGTGGATATGAATCTTCATGTTCCGTTTGTGGTAGGCAATATCCAGATAAAGAAATTTGTCAGTCGTATTATGCAGCTAGCTGTGGCGAAATACGTTGCTTCTGTAAACCTTATTGTGCATCACAAGATTGCCTATCTAGCGACGCTAGACGTTCTAACAATCAGTCATTtgttttttcatga
- the LOC119073638 gene encoding glutathione S-transferase 1-1-like — protein sequence MNKPILYGSELSPAVRGVLLTAKAMDLELELRPINILAGEHLTPEYLEMNPQHTIPTLDDNGDVFWDSQAICLYLIDKYAPNDDLYSRDLYTRARINQRLYFVSSVLSPKMSMINGSILFRQSAEIPQAGIDGINEGYEFMEKFLKNDSYLVGDSVTVADFCCVATVSTIQYAVPIDPDTYPKVAEWFENMKSIPFYEEINGKNVEILEQVVLGELEKNRAAAE from the exons ATGAATAAACCGATATTATATGGTTCAGAGTTGAGTCCAGCAGTACGTGGAGTTTTACTGACTGCAAAGGCCATGGACCTTGAGCTTGAATTAAG ACCAATCAACATTTTAGCTGGAGAACATCTAACACCAGAATATTTGGAAATGAACCCACAACATACCATACCAACTCTGGATGATAACGGTGATGTTTTTTGGGACAGCCAAGCTATATGCTTGTATCTAATTGATAAATACGCTCCAAACGACGATCTGTATTCACGAGACCTATACACCAGGGCTCGCATCAATCAACGATTGTATTTCGTTTCGAGCGTCTTGTCACCTAAAATGTCTATGATTAATGGTTCAATTCTGTTTCGCCAGTCAGCTGAAATTCCACAAGCTGGAATCGACGGAATCAACGAGGGCTAtgaatttatggaaaaatttttaaaaaatgattcgTACTTGGTTGGTGATTCTGTTACAGTTGCTGATTTCTGTTGCGTTGCTACTGTTAGCACCATACAGTATGCTGTTCCAATCGATCCAGATACATATCCGAAAGTTGCAGAATGGtttgaaaacatgaaaagtattcCATTTTACGAGGagataaatggaaaaaatgtggAGATACTTGAACAAGTGGTTCTGGGTGAATTGGAAAAAAACCGTGCGGCTGcagaataa
- the LOC119073194 gene encoding stress response protein NST1-like gives MRACYNLSRIRQIIPQNGSESERNSLVVISDQDIEIEYLDTTYEEFLEHVQIIEILNSSSNVTELGAVIEINDAKVESADASTATTTSKVQSAVGVSIYDASVPDNLNLETESIPCDDDDLDTATPLNDSDDEMSLNSTDEDATTDMIDATVPSDDFSHVPAGFPKYFQDSMFWPGRASVSSTSSTSKPKRKPKEKVPAVLISKDFIEYLKHKENEKLRLETEKADRQKQREVKKLEKQKQEEEKEKAMQERKLEKQRKEKEKEKVKLDKILEKQRKEEEKEKRKLEKQQNEEHKKKRKTEKQSAIKTRKIEKAKKEGRGTTD, from the coding sequence ATGCGAGCTTGCTACAATCTTTCAAGAATTCGGCAGATAATTCCGCAGAATGGTTCCGAAAGTGAACGAAACAGCTTGGTGGTAATTTCCGATCAAGATATTGAAATCGAATATCTTGATACAACCTACGAAGAGTTCCTAGAGCACGTTCAGATAATTGAGATCCTCAATTCGAGCAGCAATGTCACGGAATTGGGTGCCGTCATCGAAATTAACGATGCCAAGGTGGAATCTGCTGATGCCTCTACAGCAACCACTACATCAAAAGTTCAAAGCGCTGTGGGTGTTTCAATTTACGACGCAAGTGTTCCGGATAATCTAAATTTGGAGACCGAAAGCATTCCGTGTGATGATGACGATCTCGACACGGCTACACCATTGAACGACTCAGATGACGAAATGAGCTTGAATTCGACCGACGAAGACGCAACTACTGATATGATCGACGCAACTGTGCCAAGTGACGACTTTTCACATGTACCTGCTGGCTTTCCGAAATACTTTCAAGATTCAATGTTTTGGCCTGGGAGAGCATCCGTCAGTTCGACATCGTCAACGTCTAAACCGAAGCGGAAACCCAAGGAAAAAGTCCCCGCAGTTTTGATATCAAAGGATTTCATCGAATATTTGAAGCATAAGGAAAACGAAAAGCTGCGTTTGGAAACGGAGAAGGCTGATCGGCAGAAGCAGCGAGAGGTaaagaaattggaaaaacaGAAACAGGAAGAAGAAAAGGAAAAGGCAATGCAGGAACGGAAGTTGGAAAAGCagcgaaaagaaaaagaaaaggaaaaggtGAAGTTGGACAAAATTTTGGAGAAGCAGAGaaaggaagaagaaaaggAGAAGCGGAAATTGGAAAAGCAGCAAAACGAAGAGCATAAGAAGAAGCGAAAGACGGAAAAACAATCGGCAATTAAAACACGGAAAATTGAGAAAGCGAAGAAAGAGGGAAGAGGAACGACCGATTAA
- the LOC119073629 gene encoding uncharacterized protein LOC119073629, protein MNFDATKFPELRERKLDNGLVEECINYNYDSFSTTSTNYSCSTISCSINDNELYIENNHGYSSHSWENVAVAAPSVNIGSITVQNGTDVTFGNKIVFNTPVEINHLVVNYGEPNVDALKNRNKTAERKLAWKARAQYYYSNHPCKVYSIISAIAVMVAAFLILVGYYFDPFENKTMCEELTSNPSFYACGFAKACTRCKAMFSHKEICRSHYDDSCGDLRCFCKPRCTPEDCQT, encoded by the exons ATGAATTTCGATGCTACGAAATTCCCTGAATTGCGTGAAAGAAAACTTGACAATGGCTTAGTTGAAG AATGTATAAATTACAACTATGATTCGTTTTCGACGACAAGTACAAACTACAGTTGTTCCACCATATCCTGCAGCATTAATGACAACGAACTTTACATAGAAAACAATCATGGATATTCATCTCACAGTTGGGAAAATGTAGCTGTAGCTGCACCGAGTGTTAATATCGGAAGTATTACGGTACAGAATGGAACCGACGTTACATtcggaaataaaattgttttcaatacGCCGGTAGAAATAAATCACTTGGTTGTCAATTATGGAGAGCCAAATGTAGACGCGCTTAAAAATAGGAATAAAACTGCAGAACGGAAATTGGCATGGAAAGCTAGAGCACAATATTACTATAGTAATCATCCATGCAAGGTGTATTCGATTATCTCAGCTATTGCGGTCATGGTAGCAGCGTTCCTTATATTAGTCGGATATTATTTCGATCCTTTCG aaaataagaCAATGTGTGAGGAATTAACTTCGAACCCATCGTTCTATGCGTGTGGATTCGCGAAGGCATGTACTCGATGCAAAGCCATGTTTTCACACAAGGAAATTTGTCGGTCTCATTACGATGATAGTTGCGGCGACTTGCGATGTTTTTGCAAACCTCGTTGTACACCAGAAGATTGCCAGACTTAA
- the LOC119073637 gene encoding glutathione S-transferase 1-like: MMSKPILYYAQFSPPSRAVIQTAKIIDLDLDLRVVDFAKKEHLSETFITINPHHTVPTLIDDGEVIWDSHAIMSYLVSKYAKSDSLYPKDLLTRAKIDQRFHFDTGIIFGAMTSFVRTILYGGKSEIQPESFELTHKAYDFTEKLLKDEYLVGNNLTLADICCCIDLLTLDKLVAIDKHKYPKLAAWMERVSSIPNFHDINDEGVQQLQTRFENCLAANKLNSS, encoded by the exons ATGATGTCAAAGCCCATTTTGTACTATGCACAATTCAGTCCCCCGTCTAGAGCTGTAATACAAACTGCAAAAATAATTGACCTGGATTTGGACTTGAG GGTGGTTGACTTTGCAAAAAAAGAACATCTCAGCGAGACATTTATTACG ATTAATCCACACCATACCGTTCCGACTTTGATAGACGATGGTGAAGTGATCTGGGATAG TCATGCAATCATGTCATACCTAGTCTCAAAATATGCTAAATCAGATTCCCTCTATCCGAAGGATCTTCTAACACGAGCGAAAATCGATCaacgttttcattttgatacaGGGATCATATTCGGCGCAATGACAAGTTTTGTG AGAACTATTTTATATGGTGGAAAATCCGAAATTCAACCAGAATCTTTCGAGCTGACACACAAGGCATATGATTTCACCGaaaagcttttaaaggacgaatatCTAGTTGGAAATAATTTAACTCTCGCAGATATATGTTGCTGCATTGATTTGCTAACGTTAGATAAATTGGTGGCAATCGATAAACATAAGTATCCGAAGTTAGCTGCATGGATGGAAAGAGTGTCGTCCATTCCGAATTTCCATGATATTAATGATGAAGGGGTGCAACAATTACAGACTAGATTTGAGAATTGTTTAGCGgctaataaattaaattcttctTAA
- the LOC119073193 gene encoding tigger transposable element-derived protein 6-like yields the protein MSGNRSYTDQDVNRALEEILNGASISESARKFGIPRSTLSEKRSGHLPTEHKMGPPTILSPDEESLLEKWIFHVGTAGFPVTKDQLLYSVQKLLNHSKIKTIFTDNRPGRKWYEAFTRRHPLIIKKQCQNLTAARASVTEEGLRSWFEEVRQYLANTGNVDILNDPKRIFNMDESGFFLNPKPGKVIRSFHVRFIYTRDEKEMITVLIGGNASGVKTPPLVMFPYQRLPANIVNDMPDNWAFGRSLNGWMTAESFYEYVTNCFYPWLVESSIVLPIVLFVDGHSSHITYHLSEFCREKKIILIALHPNATHLLQPMDVSVFHSLKCHWLKAALNYPKNNNGARITRDKFSKVLQQVSELRNNLIGRSKLYL from the exons ATGTCTGGTAATCGCAGTTACACCGATCAAGATGTTAACCGCGCTCTCGAAGAAATTCTCAATGGAGCATCGATATCAGAAAGTGCTCGAAAGTTCGGAATCCCACGATCAACACTGTCAGAGAAGCGCAGTGGACATCTTCCGACTGAACATAAGATGGGGCCTCCAACAATTTTGAGCCCAGACGAAGAATCTCTGCttgaaaaatggatttttcatgTTGGTACAGCTGGATTTCCGGTTACGAAAGACCAGCTGCTGTACAGTGTTCAGAAGCTCCTGAATCattccaaaataaaaacaattttcaccgACAATCGTCCTGGCAGAAAGTGGTACGAAGCGTTTACGAGACGTCATCCATTAATTATCAAAAAGCAATGCCAGAATTTAACTGCTGCTCGAGCAAGTGTCACCGAGGAAGGGTTACGTTCTTGGTTTGAAGAGGTCCGTCAATACCTTGCGAATACAGGGAACgttgacattttgaatgatCCCAAGCGAATCTTTAATATGGACGAATCTGGATTTTTCTTGAACCCGAAACCAGGAAAGGTAATCCGGTCATTTCATGTACGTTTCATTTACACCA GAGACGAGAAAGAAATGATTACCGTTCTGATCGGTGGCAATGCTAGCGGCGTAAAAACTCCACCGTTGGTCATGTTCCCTTATCAGCGGCTACCTGCCAACATCGTGAACGACATGCCAGACAACTGGGCGTTTGGTAGATCTTTAAACGGTTGGATGACGGCTGAATCGTTTTATGAATATGTCACCAATTGTTTCTATCCGTGGCTGGTTGAGAGCAGCATCGTGTTGCCGATCGTTCTGTTCGTGGATGGACATTCGTCGCATATTACATACCATCTGAGCGAGTTTTGTcgtgagaaaaaaattattctcattGCACTCCATCCGAATGCCACTCATTTGCTGCAGCCAATGGACGTGTCAGTATTTCACTCTTTGAAGTGCCACTGGCTAAAAGCCGCTTTGAACTATCCGAAAAACAATAATGGTGCGAGAATAACCCgtgataaattttctaaagtcTTGCAACAGGTAAGCGAATTGCGTAATAATTTGATAGGGCGATCCAAgctttatttatag
- the LOC119073632 gene encoding glutathione S-transferase 1-like, with translation MTKPILYSAELSPAVRAVWLTARALNLELENRTISLFAGDHLKPEFLKINPQHTVPTLDDNGLIIWDSHAICTYLIDKYGKNDHLYPKDICVRARIDQRLYFDVGVAFASFRPIVEAVFFKGATEFPAEAVKGIHSTYSFLELFLKDDMFMVGNTITVADYCLVATISTGQLAVPISEETYPKLAAWFGRMKDVPFYEEINGQFVEKFRQFIVAKLEANKTAVDAAKNE, from the exons ATGACTAAACCAATTTTATACAGTGCAGAATTGAGTCCAGCAGTCCGGGCAGTGTGGCTTACTGCCAGAGCGTTGAATTTAGAATTAGAAAATCGAACGATTAGTTTATTCGCAGGAGATCATTTGAAGCCTGAATTTTTGAAG ATAAATCCACAACATACGGTTCCTACATTGGATGACAATGGCCTGATTATCTGGGATAGTCATGCCATTTGTACATATCTCATCGATAAGTACGGCAAAAATGATCATCTATATCCGAAGGATATTTGCGTCAGAGCCAGAATAGATCAGAGATTATATTTCGATGTTGGGGTTGCTTTTGCTTCATTCCGGCCCATCGTTGAGGCTGTCTTCTTCAAAGGAGCCACCGAATTTCCGGCTGAGGCGGTAAAGGGAATTCATTCTACATATAGTTTCTTGGAGCTGTTTTTGAAGGATGATATGTTCATGGTTGGAAATACAATCACCGTTGCCGACTATTGCTTGGTAGCAACGATTAGCACAGGTCAGCTAGCCGTTCCAATATCCGAAGAGACTTATCCGAAATTGGCTGCTTGGTTCGGACGGATGAAGGATGTGCCATTTTATGAAGAGATTAATGgccaatttgttgaaaaattccGTCAATTTATTGTAGCTAAATTAGAAGCAAACAAAACTGCTGTTGATGCTGCTAAAAACGAGTGA